The following nucleotide sequence is from Chlorogloeopsis sp. ULAP01.
TGCTCTCTGCCCCTACGGCTGAACTCACAGTTGGGTTAATAATTGGGTTAGCACGTCGGATGCTAGAAGGCGATCGCCTAATTCGCACAAATCGCTTTACTGGTTGGCAACCTCAGTTATACGGTATGGGCTTGGCAAATCGCACACTGGGAATTGTGGGCATGGGTGCATTGGGAAAAGCACTTGCTCAACGCCTGTCAGGATTCGAGATGCAACTGCTCTACTGCGATCCTGTTGCTTTAACTCAGGCTCAAGAACTAGCCTGGGGTTTATCAAAGGTATCTTTTCAGACTCTACTAACTACCAGTGATTTTGTCGTATTGATGGTGCCTATACAACCAGAAACATTTCATCTCATTAATTCCAACACTTTAGCAAAAATGAAACCAGGCAGCTTTCTGATTAATCCCTGTCGCGGTTCTGTAGTCGATGAGCAGGCTGTAAGTGAAGCACTAGCTTCTGGACATTTGGCAGGTTATGCTGCTGATGTATTTGAAATGGAAGATTGGCATCGCAGCGATCGCCCCAGTAGTATTCCTCAGTATTTACTGGAAAACATAAATCAAAGTTTTCTGACACCACATCTCGGATCTGCTGTTGACGATTTGCGCCGCAACATAGCGCTAGAAGCAGCCGAAAATATTCTACAAGTTTTACAGGGCAAATCTCCCCAAGGTGCAATCAACTACCCCGTTCAGTCTAATTAGTTTTAAATACTTCAACAAAATTAACTATACCGAATTGGCACGCGGGAGTTTTGTTTCAAGATTCTTGACTAGCCTATTAATCAATGGTTTTAATCCAAAATCCAAAATTGATATTATACATTCTTCAAACTGTTCTTTGTTCCCTATTCTCTGTTCCCTAATTTCCAGTGTACGTGAATGAATTTGGATTATGTACAAACCTTTTTAGCTGTTGTGCGCACAGGGAGTTTTCGTGAAGCTGCCAAACAACTGGGAATCTCTCAGCCTGCTGTATCACAACACATCAAAAAGTTAGAAGAAATCCTCAAGTCTCAACTTATAGTTCGCGATCGCAAAGGCAATCAACTAACTTCTACTGCCCAAATATTTCTACCCTATGCCGAGAGCTTAATTTTGACGACAGAGCGAGCAGTATCTGCCCTCAAACTCTCTAAACTTACAATTGGAGCAAGTTCTAACATTGGTATTTACCTTTTACCCTCCTATGTAAAATATTATTTGCAGCAGTATGGAAATTCTTGCCATGTTGATTTAGCAATCGAACCAAATCCAGCGATCGCTCACAAGCTGGAAACTGGAGTAGTAGATTTAGCACTAATGGAATGGTGGGATCATCGCCCCGGCTTTACAGTTCAACTTTGGCAAAGTGAAGAACTTGTATTAATAGTGCCACCACATCATCCTTGGTGTAATTTGCCCAGTGTACCCAAAGCCTATCTAGAAACTGTAGAAATGTTGGGTGGTGAACGAGGTACAGGTACAGGGCGTTTGCTACAACAGTACTTTGGTGAGCAATTTGCGAAGATGCGAATTTCTATGCAATTGGGTAGCACAGAAGCTGTAAAAAGAGCAGTACAAGCAGGGCTGGGAGTTTCAATAGTGCTGTCAAAATCAGTTACTCAAGAAGTTGCAGCAGGTATACTACAAGCCATTCCGATCCATGTAGATGGCAAGCCTTTACGCAAAGAACTATTTGTGATTTGGCGCAGTGGTTTATCCACCAATCATCCATGTCACCAATTTGCACAGATGTTGTTACATGAAGCGAAAAACTCATCATGATGGAAACTAAAGTTAGCCAGCAATATAACCAGATGGCGAACGTCTATGATCGCCGTTGGAGTAGGTATATTTTAAATACCCTATTGTTCCTCAAAAATTGGGCAGCAATTCCACCATCGGCAACTGTCTTAGATGTTGGCTGTGGAACCGGGGAATTTGAAAAGATTGTACTAGCTGAAAATCCTACTCAACATATGGTTGGGGTAGATATTTCTCAGAAAATGTTGGCAATAGCTCAAAACAAGTGTCATGAATACACTAACGTCTCTTTTCAAACTGCTTGTGCACTACAACTACCTTTCGCAGATGATAGTTTTGATGTCATTGTGTCTGCCAGTGCCTTTCACTACTTTGATGCCCCCAATGCCGCGCTAACAGAAATGAAACGAGTTCTCAAACCCGATGGTTGCGTGGTAATTTTGGATTGGTGCAGGGATTATTTTTTGTGTCAGGTTTGTGATGTAATACTGAAAATTTTTGACTCTGCTTACAAGCAGTGCTACTCTCAAGCTGAATTTCATAATTTGCTGACGGTAGGAGGATTTGAAATTCGTCGCGCCAGTAAAGTCAGATTTGGGATTTTGTGGGGAATGATGATTGCTACAGCCACACCCAATACCAATTTGAAAAGTGATTAAGGGTGGATGCATTCACCAAATCTAGATACACCAAGGCAATAATCCAAAATCCAAAATTGTATAAGCCTGCATAACTATTAGACACGCTCCCCTACTACCCAAATAAAGGTGTTACGAAAAGTAATTGCACCTGATGAATCTGTGTATTTTCTTGCTGTATCTTCGACTTTCTCCCGTACTGCGGCTTCACCAACCGCATTCATGGCTGCTTGCAAAGAACCCGCCGAAGACAAAGCACGCCAGCATATATCTATGTTAGGGTAACTAAAATCACAACGAGTTTCACCCTGTTCTACAAAGCGCAATCCCGAACTTTCAATCAGTGCTGCCAATACTCCGGGTGCAGAAAGCACAAAAGGGCCGCCACCCGACGGTTTAGAAGGTAAAATACTGATTATTCCACTAAAGACATCTCTCATTTCGCAGTCTTCTGGTTTGCCCCAAGAAGCGATCGCCACTCTTTTGTGCAAGCGAGTTACTCTTGCCAATTCTTTAATCGCTTGCTGCATATCAGTAGCATACATAACTGAGTTGACTGCGATCGCACCATCAAATTCCTCGTTTCTAAAGGGCAGTGATTCCAAATCGGCTTGTTCAAACCGTGCTTGAGGTAATCGTTGACGTGCGATCGCCAATAGTGAGGCACTAGCATCAACACCCGTCACCTCACATCCAAGCTTGGCTGCTTCAATGCACGCACCACCAGCGCCGCATCCAGCATCGAGAATTTTCATGCCCTCTCCAGCGCGAGCAGCATACAAAACATCATGCCAAAGTGGAACAGAGGTAGCTTCTTGATAGTTAGCCCAATCCCCAGCTGCTGCTCCCCATAATACTCCCTGTATCTCAGCAGATCCCATGATATTCCTCTTTCATGAGTTGTATCACTTAGCATTTTAAAATGCCGAGGGAGGCTTGAATGTTAAGCAAAGCTTATTTGATTCAAACTAATCCCAATTCTCTGTAAAGCTGCACATTATTTTGTTTCCTCCCAACCTCCCCTTGGCAAGGGGAGGTGCCGCAGGCGGTGGGTTATCTCTATGTGTCTTCATATAGAAATGGTATAAGGAAACAATAAATTAATGTATCAAACTACTAATAAACCCAGCTACGCCATGTGAAGTACAAAGCTAAATGCAGATATGGCTACAAGTACGGGAACTACTGTGCTGAATTTAAATTCCTTGAGTTTAAATGTTTGTACCAAAGATATGGGAATCAATAAGGGCCATAAAATTGTTGTCACCACAAACATTACTAGAGATAAAAAACTTTCTTCTGGAGAACAAGTAGGATGGCGTAGAGAAAATCTTAAGTAAGTGAGAGAAAAATAGCCAGTTGTGACTAAATAACTAACAACTAAAGCTAATTGTATCCTGTTCACTGCCAACACTCCTTAAGTTTTTATTCTTCAGTAAAATAACTTATATTACCCGATTTCAAGCTTAAATAGTTGCGGATACTAATGTTGTGAGCCTCTCAGCAGCTAACAACCACCTATTTTGGAATTATTTATTCCTCAGGATATCCTGTTATGTAAGCCATACAAAGCTTTCTGTATTATGCCTAGCCCAAATATAGTCATAGCTAAAAACTCAGATAGAATCGTCATATATCTTACTCTCTATCCAACGCTGATCTATTTGAGATAAATGCTAATGGAATTCAGAAGCACGCTACAACAGTACTTTCACTTAATTAAAATTTATTCTAATGAGAGTATCGATTAGAAAATTGGAATAGGAATATCTTGGCAAAATTATTCCAGTTCCGGTTTAAGTATAAATTTTTAAAAATAAAATGAACTAGTTAATACAAAATTTATATAATAGTTGCAAAATTTACTTTCTCTTCTACTTTAAATATGTAAATATTTATACATTAATTATGGCGGTAGAGTTTAGTCTTGAGAATGGCTGTTAGGAAACAAGTAGGCGATCGCAGCCCAGCCAGATAAAGTTATTAAGCCGATAAAAACCACAGCAAAGAAAAAAGCAGGCATAGGTATAACTGAATTTATAAACTTTTTTAAGCGTGCTAATTTATGTTCTAGTTTTTCAGTTAAACCTGAAAAACCATAAATAATGATACTTTCACGCTATTAATTCCATATGACATAGCTATGTCTAACTTATGTCAGTTTCTTTGCTCAAAAACTAAAGATGCTATCTTTTCCCAGTTTATTAAGTTTATAGTTTACGCCACTATGAATTGACATCAGCTGACTATGCCAGTTATTTATCAAGTAAATATTCACGATTATATGTGGGTATGGTAATAGTGAGTAATTTATTTTTGGCATTTCTTAAAGGGAGCACTGACTGTTGCTCTGTTTGTTGATTGAGTTGCTCCAATTTCATTTACCTCTAAGAAGAGTGAGTTATTTTGAAATTCAATGAAAAAGTAAGAATAGAACATTATGAAGTCGCTAAAGCACAAAAAATAAAAAACTTGAGAGATGATTTATAAAGTAAACCTTAAACTGTAGGATGCGTTATGCGTTGCGTTACGGCTAATTCTCCCACATTCTTAAACTCTCAAGTTCTCGCATAGCCGTAACACAACGGTAATAAAACGAGAACTCAGAGCGGCGTCTACCGCCGTACTCTACCTTGAAGCCGTGCAGAGCGCGTCTACGCGAAGCGTCCTGGAGGAAACTTCTGAAGTTCGGTGGGGAGAACATCTGACCGTTTTTTACCTCCTCTACTTAATAATCACTCTATAAATGACCTCCTAGTAAAATAGTATAAAAATAAAGAAAATCAAATTTAATTGACTACAGAAATTCTAGTTATTTAGTTATCTGTGAATTTACAATTTTATTTTTACAACAATGTGTGATTGCTATGACGATATTGTGACAAATTTAATAGCTTTAATAATAGGTTAAAACTTATTTAGCGTTTATATAAATTAATAAAAGCCATGAGATTACTTAATAGTAAGTAATTCTTTGATGTCACTGGAAATTAGCTTTTGCAATTTCTTTGTAGTTCTCCTTGTGCTTTTTACTAAATCTTCAAAGTATTCATGCTTTACTGATATGATTATTGACAGAAAAACTTTCATCAGGCTAATGGAGATTTTGATTGTTGAGGATGAGCTTGAGATTGCTCAGTTAATTCAACTTTATTTGGAAAGAGAGGGATTTTCTTGTCGCCATTGTCGAGATGGAGCAACTGCAATTGAGATGTTTCAGGAGCAAAAACCTGACTTGATTATTCTGGATCTGATGATTCCTCGTTTAGACGGATTAGAAGTTTGTGCACGTATTCGACAGCAACCAAGCTCCAAAGATCCTTACATCCTGATGTTGACAGCCAAAGGTGAGGAAATTGATCGCGTCATTGGTTTGTCCACTGGAGCAGATGACTACGTGATCAAGCCCTTCAGCCCAAAAGAACTGGTAGCTCGTGTGCGAGCGCTCCTACGACGGACACTACGTCACGGCAAGCAAAGTCAAATTTATCAAACTCAACACTTTATCATTGATCTTGAACAACGTTCAGCAAGACGGATTCTAAGTGCAGAGCAATCAGCTCCTTTAGATCTAACAAACTTAGAGTTTGAACTGTTAGCAACATTTATGAGTTACCCAGGTCGAGTTTGGAATCGAACTCAACTAATTGACAAACTTTGGGGCAGTAACTTTTTTGGCGAAGACAGAGTTGTTGATACCCACATCGCACGTCTTAGGAAAAAAATAGAACCTGACCCAGCTAATCCAACTTTTGTTAAAACTGTAATTGGAGTGGGTTATAAGTTTGAAGACCCAGTTATTTTAGGATGAATTGTGAGTAAACTCAGTTTGCGATCGCGATTATTGCTTTCCCACATTGTTGTCATGTTAGTTGGGTTGGCAACCCTTGTGATAGTGGGTAGAGTATTCTCACCTCATCTGTTTGACTTACATTTAAAGCGTTTAGAAGGACGAGGGTTTGACCTCAGTGAAATTCGCAACGATCTGATTTGGAAGTTTGAGTCAGCTTGGAGCCGGGGAGCTTTGTGGTCATTGGTAATGGGTGCAATGGTTTCAGGTGGCTTGAGTTACATCGTTGCCAAGCGCGTTGTACAACCCCTAATTCAGATGGAGAAAATTACTCAGCAATTTGCTCAGGGAAACTTAAAAGCGCGTGTAACTGAGAGTGAAATTTTAGAGTTGAACCGCCTTGCTACTAGCTTTAACAGAATGGCATCAAATCTTGAAGACGTAGAACAGCGTCGTCGGGAGCTTGTAGTAGATTTAACCCATGAGTTACGTACACCATTGACAGTTTTAGAGGGTTATCTGGAGGGTTTAGCAGATGGCACAATCGAATCTTCACCAGAAGTATTTCAGCGATTAGCCGCAGAAACAACCCGATTACGTCGCTTAGTTCATAATATTCAAGAACTATCTAAGGCAGAGGCAGGCTATTTACCGATCAATATTCAACCTACTGATCTATATCTACTCCTGCTTTCCCTGATTCAGCGATTCTCCGATCAACTAGTAGAAGATGGGCCCGTATTGCGTTTGGAGTGTCAGCCCAATCTGCCCCTGGTGTCTGCCGATCCTGAGCGAGTTGAGCAGATTATGGTCAATTTACTTGGCAATGCGTTGCGCTACACCGTTAAGGGATCTATTACAGTACGGGTTTGGAGTGAACCTCCCAAGTTATGGATTGCAGTGATTGATACAGGTCATGGTATTAAGGCGAAGGATTTACCTTTTGTCTTTGACCGATTTTGGCGATCAGAACGCTCCCGCGCCCGCAGTCCGGGTGGTACTGGGGTTGGTTTGGCCATAACACGTAGTTTGGTTGAGTTGCAGGGAGGCCAGATTCAAGTCGAAAGTGAGCTAGACAAAGGAAGTACGTTTCGATTTTCGCTGCCATTAGCATAACATAGAGTCTATTTTCAGACTTTCCCACCCCTACTCACATCTACAGCTTGCCCCTAAAACGCCTGGAACTGAAGTACTAGGCTTATAGTTTAAGTCAGTTAAAACTGACTTTAGCTTTTAGCCAAGAAATAAATTTCTTGGCAGACAAGAGCATAGATGCAAGATTTGAGCCTACCCATTTTTCTAGGTGAAATTCTGCCCAATTTTCCGATGTCATTTTTAGAGACAAAACGGCACAATCTGAGCATCTAGGAAAATTTGTGGAAAAATTTATGTCTTCATTACTAGATTTATCTAATAGTGTTGCTGCCATTGTAGAGCAGGTGGAGAAGACAGTAGTAGCAATTAATGCTGGTTCGCGCATCTCTCCTAGCGGTATCCACTGGCGTAATGGTGTTATTGTTACCTCAGATGAGTCACTTCAACGCTATGACGAAATCACCGTTACCTTGGCAGGCGATCGCAAACTACCAGTAATACTCCTGGGTCACGATCCTAGTACTGATATCGCTGTCTTTAAACTAGAAAATGCAGACATTCCAGTGGCACAAATCGGCGATGCTAAAACCCTCAAAGTTGGACATCTAGTACTGGGATTAGCAAGAAGCAGCGATGGAGACATTAGGGCTGCAATGGGTACTGTAAGTGCGGTTAGTGGTGCTTGGCAGAGTCTGAGTGGCGGTAATATCGACCAATATATCCGCCCAGATATCACACTATATCCTGGTTTTGCAGGCGGCCCACTTGTAGATGCAACTGGTTATGTGGTGGGCATGAACACATCGGGGCGACGGGGTACAGCTTTGACTATTCCCACTGCGACAGTGAATCGAGTAGTACAGCAGTTGCTGTCTGCTGGAAAGATTGCACGCGGTTACTTGGGTGTTGGAATGCAACCAGTACAGTTACCAAAAAATTTGCAAATCGCACTCAATTTATCTGCTGCGACTGGGGTAATTGTCGTCAATGTTGAGCATAATAGTCCTGCTGACAAAGCTGGTGTCACAATCGGAGATGTGTTAGTGGCGCTTGATGGCAATCCTGTAACCGATACAGTTGATGTACTGGCACTGCTCAATCATAGCGATCGCATTGGCAAAACTGTGAAGATGCAACTTGTCAGGGGTGGAGTGTTGATGGAATTAGCGATCATTGTAGGTGAACGAGCAACTGAGTAAGTAGAGGACTAGAGGCTAGGGACTGGGGGGAATAGGAGACAGATGAGTTTAATTGTCCTGTTCCCTGCCTTAAGTTTACGCACTCCAGCAAGGGCTACTTAATTACTAATTCTCAACTAAACATTAAAGACACATATGAATACCACAACATTGACTAACATTGCTGATGAACTGTCAAATTTAGGAAAACAGCTACGTGTTATTACGGTGAAAGTGCGTAGCAGTTATTTTACTGGTGGTTCCGGTGTGATTTGGCAGTCATCTCCACTTTTTCCGGGTAGCCTCATCATCACAAACGCCCATGTTGCTTTTAACAGACGTGCGATTGTTGAACTTGCAGATGGACGAGTATTGACAGCTGTGCGTACTAAAATTGCTCCAGAGTTGGATTTAGCCGCTCTCACAATTGCTGCTACCAATCTACCCACTGCAACTATTGGGAATGCAGATGGATTGCGGGTGGGGGAATTGGTTTTAGCTGTAGGAAATCCGTTTGCTGATAAAGGTGCAGTCACTACTGGAATTGTTTCTGCTAAGAACGAACGATTACTGATGGCGGATATTCAATTATTTCCTGGCAATTCTGGCGGGCTTCTTGCCAACTGCCTCGGTCATGTTGTTGGAATTAATACCATGATTGTAAATGGTTTAGGTGTGGCAATTCCCAGTTCAACTGTTGAGCGTTTTCTCTGTGGTGAAATTCATCCACAGCCTGATGCTAAAAATCCTATGGAGAAAAGATGATTCGGGTACTGGTAGTCGCTGCCTCACCTCTAGTGCGGGCAGGGTTGTCAGCACTGCTGGTAACTGATTCCAAAATCATGGTGGTAGGCAGCGTAGCCGACTTGAATGCACTGACAAAAGAAATTGGACAATTACAACCTGATGTGGTGCTGCTAGATTTGAATGGCTATCTACAGAACTGGAATTGGGAAAAATTACTTTCCAACCCAGAGCAAGCATACTCGTGTGCTTGGCTATTAATTACTGATGAACTTGACAGCCTTAACTTAGCAGAGGCACTGCGTTTTGGTATTCGAGGTATCTTGCCCCAAACTAGTAGCGAGTCAGAAATTGTTGCAGCTGTGGAATCAGTCGCTTTAGGTTTGGTAGTTCTGCACCCTGATGTCCTTGAGTCCTTATTGTCTTTAAAAGATAGTATTCGTGACACAAGTTTAAGCAATTCCATCCAAACCTTGACACCACGAGAAATCGAAGTTTTAGAAATGCTCGCTTCTGGATTGGCAAATAAAGCGATCGCCAAACGGTTGCAGATCTCAGAACATACCGTGAAGTTTCACATTTCTTCTATTTTTCATAAGCTTGGTGTTTCAACCCGCACCCAAGCTGTAAGTGTAGGTGTGCGATTGGGATTGATTATGTTATGAAATCAACAAATTTAATCATCTAATAAACTCATTAATGCTTTAAATTCAAAATCTTGCGGCTCTGAAGACTGACACCGTAATTCTAGCAATTGCCTCTGTAATGCTTCCGCTACATAGGGCATATTAGATTCTTGTGCAATTTTTAACTGATTTTCTTTAATTTTGATTTGTCTAAGCAGGTTGTTTTCAACGTGAATTAAATCGTAGTGTTGAGCAATCATAGCTTGACATCTAGGGAAATTTATAGAGGTGAAATTAATTAAAAATTTACCGTCTATATGTTATCTGACAACTGTATCAAATTTTAGATATATTGTATAAATAGTATTCAAGTATTAGTGCAAATGTATTGTTGAGTGCGATCGCCTCCAAGAAATCACTCATTTTTATTCATTACCCGCAGGTTCAGCTTTCTGGACAGAATTATCACCTACTCCTAAAGTTAGCTGCAAAGGGGTGCGGGATGGATACGCCTTTACCACTTGCCGATAAACCTGGTAGTTAGTGGGTAATGTCCTCTGTTGCTCACCAACTCTATACGTTAGTTTGTACTCCACAGCTTTCAATAATTCGGGCTGGCTCGCCTCTTGTTGAGGTTTTTGCCGTTGCTCCACTTCATCAACAGAAGGTCGTGGTGGTAAAGTTGGCCACCATAAACCTTTATCATCAGGCCCAATAACTGCACCAGAAGGCTTAACGCCATTGCGATTGAGCAAAGAGGTAGTAGCAAAGGTTTCAAGTCGCGGTGATTTTTCAGTAGTTAAGTTATAGGCATATTTTACTTGCCAAGTATAACTAGTAAGTGCTGTGGCTTCATACTGGTCAGTAGTTGGAGTACTGCAACTGGTGATTGTCAGCGTCACTGGTACAACCAATGTTAAAAGTGACAATATTTGCTTTCGCATCCGCTCATACCTAAAATCTTTTACCAGCTAATTTTGATTGATATTGCAATTATTGATGGAACTTAGATCTCAAGACTAACAGCTTAATTCTCCAAGTGGAGGAAACAGATAATTAGAAATGCATATACTGCTCTTACCAAGCAATAATATAGCTCCTAGTTTAGACCTACTAGGAGCTTTTTCTTGATTTTAAGTAGCCTTAATTAGGATATACGTCCAAAGAAATGCTATTAATTCCAAGATTCCTTCATTTCTTCCTTGAGATGCTCCTTAATTAGTTCTAAGGACAGATTGGATAACAACGATTAAATTGTTACTCTATTACTGTTAGTAAAAAACGTTGAATAAACTAAGAGAAATGAACATACTTGCTTGGATTGTTTTAGGTCTAATCGCTGGTGCTATTGCTAAGGCTATCTACCCCGGTCATCAAGGTGGCGGTATTTTGGGAACAATCTTATTAGGTATCATCGGTGCTTTTATTGGTGGTAGTTTAGGCGTATTCTTCAGTACGGGAACTTTAACTTTAGCAGCTCCTACTTTAAGTATTCCTGGTATTTTATTGGCAATCCTTGGTGCGATTATTGCCATTTTTATCTGGAACGCACTAACCCGCCGCAGTGCTGTATAAAAAGCCAAATTGTGGGTAATTTATTATATTAAACCTCAGGGAATCACTTTTAATATTTTTATCCCTGAATTAAAGTAAAACAATAGCGCTTACCTGTAGTAAGGTTGGCGCTATTATTATTTCAGATAAAAATTATTTGTAGTCTTAATTAAATTAAAGCGATCCCCTAATGGCAAATACGCAATTTTTGAATTGGATTACCTGTCCTAAACCTAATCC
It contains:
- a CDS encoding trypsin-like peptidase domain-containing protein, with the translated sequence MNTTTLTNIADELSNLGKQLRVITVKVRSSYFTGGSGVIWQSSPLFPGSLIITNAHVAFNRRAIVELADGRVLTAVRTKIAPELDLAALTIAATNLPTATIGNADGLRVGELVLAVGNPFADKGAVTTGIVSAKNERLLMADIQLFPGNSGGLLANCLGHVVGINTMIVNGLGVAIPSSTVERFLCGEIHPQPDAKNPMEKR
- a CDS encoding trypsin-like peptidase domain-containing protein, with translation MSSLLDLSNSVAAIVEQVEKTVVAINAGSRISPSGIHWRNGVIVTSDESLQRYDEITVTLAGDRKLPVILLGHDPSTDIAVFKLENADIPVAQIGDAKTLKVGHLVLGLARSSDGDIRAAMGTVSAVSGAWQSLSGGNIDQYIRPDITLYPGFAGGPLVDATGYVVGMNTSGRRGTALTIPTATVNRVVQQLLSAGKIARGYLGVGMQPVQLPKNLQIALNLSAATGVIVVNVEHNSPADKAGVTIGDVLVALDGNPVTDTVDVLALLNHSDRIGKTVKMQLVRGGVLMELAIIVGERATE
- a CDS encoding HAMP domain-containing sensor histidine kinase; this translates as MLVGLATLVIVGRVFSPHLFDLHLKRLEGRGFDLSEIRNDLIWKFESAWSRGALWSLVMGAMVSGGLSYIVAKRVVQPLIQMEKITQQFAQGNLKARVTESEILELNRLATSFNRMASNLEDVEQRRRELVVDLTHELRTPLTVLEGYLEGLADGTIESSPEVFQRLAAETTRLRRLVHNIQELSKAEAGYLPINIQPTDLYLLLLSLIQRFSDQLVEDGPVLRLECQPNLPLVSADPERVEQIMVNLLGNALRYTVKGSITVRVWSEPPKLWIAVIDTGHGIKAKDLPFVFDRFWRSERSRARSPGGTGVGLAITRSLVELQGGQIQVESELDKGSTFRFSLPLA
- a CDS encoding GlsB/YeaQ/YmgE family stress response membrane protein, with amino-acid sequence MNILAWIVLGLIAGAIAKAIYPGHQGGGILGTILLGIIGAFIGGSLGVFFSTGTLTLAAPTLSIPGILLAILGAIIAIFIWNALTRRSAV
- a CDS encoding methyltransferase domain-containing protein, whose translation is MMETKVSQQYNQMANVYDRRWSRYILNTLLFLKNWAAIPPSATVLDVGCGTGEFEKIVLAENPTQHMVGVDISQKMLAIAQNKCHEYTNVSFQTACALQLPFADDSFDVIVSASAFHYFDAPNAALTEMKRVLKPDGCVVILDWCRDYFLCQVCDVILKIFDSAYKQCYSQAEFHNLLTVGGFEIRRASKVRFGILWGMMIATATPNTNLKSD
- a CDS encoding phosphonate dehydrogenase, which gives rise to MKPKVVITHWVHPEVIEYLSRCCEVIANPSRETLARAEILNLAKDADALMVFMPDRIDEAFLQVCPKLKVIAAALKGYDNFDVDACTRRGIWFTIVPSLLSAPTAELTVGLIIGLARRMLEGDRLIRTNRFTGWQPQLYGMGLANRTLGIVGMGALGKALAQRLSGFEMQLLYCDPVALTQAQELAWGLSKVSFQTLLTTSDFVVLMVPIQPETFHLINSNTLAKMKPGSFLINPCRGSVVDEQAVSEALASGHLAGYAADVFEMEDWHRSDRPSSIPQYLLENINQSFLTPHLGSAVDDLRRNIALEAAENILQVLQGKSPQGAINYPVQSN
- a CDS encoding LysR family transcriptional regulator gives rise to the protein MNLDYVQTFLAVVRTGSFREAAKQLGISQPAVSQHIKKLEEILKSQLIVRDRKGNQLTSTAQIFLPYAESLILTTERAVSALKLSKLTIGASSNIGIYLLPSYVKYYLQQYGNSCHVDLAIEPNPAIAHKLETGVVDLALMEWWDHRPGFTVQLWQSEELVLIVPPHHPWCNLPSVPKAYLETVEMLGGERGTGTGRLLQQYFGEQFAKMRISMQLGSTEAVKRAVQAGLGVSIVLSKSVTQEVAAGILQAIPIHVDGKPLRKELFVIWRSGLSTNHPCHQFAQMLLHEAKNSS
- a CDS encoding class I SAM-dependent methyltransferase; this translates as MGSAEIQGVLWGAAAGDWANYQEATSVPLWHDVLYAARAGEGMKILDAGCGAGGACIEAAKLGCEVTGVDASASLLAIARQRLPQARFEQADLESLPFRNEEFDGAIAVNSVMYATDMQQAIKELARVTRLHKRVAIASWGKPEDCEMRDVFSGIISILPSKPSGGGPFVLSAPGVLAALIESSGLRFVEQGETRCDFSYPNIDICWRALSSAGSLQAAMNAVGEAAVREKVEDTARKYTDSSGAITFRNTFIWVVGERV
- a CDS encoding response regulator transcription factor translates to MIRVLVVAASPLVRAGLSALLVTDSKIMVVGSVADLNALTKEIGQLQPDVVLLDLNGYLQNWNWEKLLSNPEQAYSCAWLLITDELDSLNLAEALRFGIRGILPQTSSESEIVAAVESVALGLVVLHPDVLESLLSLKDSIRDTSLSNSIQTLTPREIEVLEMLASGLANKAIAKRLQISEHTVKFHISSIFHKLGVSTRTQAVSVGVRLGLIML
- a CDS encoding response regulator transcription factor, with protein sequence MEILIVEDELEIAQLIQLYLEREGFSCRHCRDGATAIEMFQEQKPDLIILDLMIPRLDGLEVCARIRQQPSSKDPYILMLTAKGEEIDRVIGLSTGADDYVIKPFSPKELVARVRALLRRTLRHGKQSQIYQTQHFIIDLEQRSARRILSAEQSAPLDLTNLEFELLATFMSYPGRVWNRTQLIDKLWGSNFFGEDRVVDTHIARLRKKIEPDPANPTFVKTVIGVGYKFEDPVILG